In Rhizobium sp. 11515TR, the DNA window TCGCGGAAGATCTTCATAGCCGGCGTCACGCCCGAGAAGATGGTGGGCGCAACAAAGAAACCCTTGCCGAAGGTGGCGTCGGTCAGACGCTTGCCACCGACTTCGAGTCTTGCGCCTTCATCAAGGCCGGACTGAATGTAGCCGAGCACCTTCTCCATGTGCTTCTCGTGAATAAGCGCACCGAGATCGGCTTGGTCGTCCTCTGGGAGGCCCGTGCGAATTTTCTTCGATCGCTCGACCAGATTGCCGACGAACTCGTCCGCAATCTTCTCTTCGATAAGAAGCCGCGTTCCTTGTACGCATTCCTCGCCCTGGTTCAGGATATATCCGAACAGAACGCCGTCGATTGCTGCATCGATGTCGGCATCGGCAAAAACGATGTTTGCCGCCTTGCCGCCGAGTTCAAGCCCGACGCGCTTCATCTGCTCCGCTGCGCGCGCGGCAATGCGCTTGCCCACAGCGGTCGAACCCGTAAAGGAGATCATGTCGATGCCGCGATGCCCGGTCAGGGCCTCGCCGACCGCGCTTCCAGAGCCGGTGACGACGTTGATCACACCGTCGGGAATGCCCGCCTCTTTTGCAAGTGCGGCGATCTCAAGCGTCGTGCTCGAGGTAAGCTCGGAGGGCTTGATGACCACGGTGCAGCCAGCGGCAAGCGCATAAGGCAGCTTCTGGAACAGTGTCACAAGCGGGAAGTTCCATGGCGTGATCATCGCAATGACGCCACGCGGCTCCCGAATGACGAGGCCGAGATTGGCATCGCCGGCATTTGAAACGAGGTCGCTTGGGATCTGCCAGGCGAGTGCGGCGGCATAGCGGGCGAGTTCGATGGACCACTCCGTTTCGCCCCTGGCGAACCGGATTGGCTTGCCGACTTCCTCGGCCTCCATCTTGGCCAGCTTATCAGTATCGCGGACGAGGAGCTCGATCCAACGGCTGATTGCCTTGGCACGTTCGGCGCCAGGCAGGGCAGACCAGACCGAACGGTCGTCGAACGCCTTGCGCGCGGCTTTGACAGCGAGATCCACTTCCTTTTCCGAGCTATCGGCGAACCGAGCCAGCAGTTTGCCATTGGCCGGCGAACTGCGCTCGACGGTTCCGGAGGTCTTGACCCAAGATCCGTCAATCCAGTTTCCATAGTCACGGACATCAGTCATCTTCTTTCCTTTACTTCAAAGTTGCAGACGCGCCGATCAGCGCACGAGAGCATCGTCGTTGGCGACGACACGCAGCAGTTCCGAAGGGGCAGCCACGCCGATCGTGTCGCCGGCCCGTACCTGCGTGCGGTCGGTGACAATGACGAACCGGACGCTTCCGACGCTGACGTAAATGTTCGTCGTCTGTCCGAGAGGTTCGACTAATTCCACCAGAGCATCGGTTACACCGGACTGGCCGGGCTTCGTCACAACCAAATGCTCCGGTCGAATGCCAAGGAGCAGTCCGCCCTTGGAATCCACCACTTTCGAGGCAAAGGCGCGCTCTTCCTCGGTTAGCGAATGGGCAAAGCCTGGAATGACACAGGTGACGGCCGCACCCGGCTTCAAAGTTGCCGGGAAGAGGTTCATGGGCGGCGAGCCGATGAACTCGGCAACGAAGCGGGTCTTCGGACGGTCGTATACTTCGAGTGGCGAGGCGACCTGAACCATGTTGCCCTTGCTCATGACGGCGATACGGTCGGCCATTGCCATGGCTTCGATCTGATCGTGCGTAACATAGATCGTCGTAATACCGAGATTCGTGACGAGTTTCTTGATCTCGGTGCGCATGACCGCGCGCAGCTTTGCATCAAGGTTGGAGAGCGGCTCATCCATGAGGAATACTTTGGGATTGCGCACCAGAGCGCGGGCGAGCGAGACGCGCTGGCGCTGGCCACCGGAGAGCTGCGACGGCTTGCGTTGAAGATATTCATGCAATCCGAGCTTCTCGGCAGTTTCCTCGACTTTCCGCTTGCGATTGGCCTCATCGATTTTCCGGATCCTAAGCGGAAATTCGATATTCTTGAACACGGTCATGTTCGGATAGAGACCATAGTCCTGAAAGGCCATAGCAATGTCACGATGCCGTGGTTCGGCATAGGTCATGTCAGCACCGTTGATGCTGATGCGTCCGGACGTTGGAAGTTCGAGGCCAGCAACCATACGAAGCGTCGTGGTCTTACCGCAGCCGGAGGGTCCGAGCATGCAGAAGAACTCGCCATCCTTGATGTCGACAGACACCCCGTTTACGACCCGAAGCGGTCCGAACTGCTTTGTGACGGTATCAATATGAATAGCCATGATTGGGCTCCTTAACCTTTGACCGCGCCGAGTGTCAGGCCGCGAACGAGGTAGCGTTGCATGAGAAGAACG includes these proteins:
- a CDS encoding aldehyde dehydrogenase family protein — translated: MTDVRDYGNWIDGSWVKTSGTVERSSPANGKLLARFADSSEKEVDLAVKAARKAFDDRSVWSALPGAERAKAISRWIELLVRDTDKLAKMEAEEVGKPIRFARGETEWSIELARYAAALAWQIPSDLVSNAGDANLGLVIREPRGVIAMITPWNFPLVTLFQKLPYALAAGCTVVIKPSELTSSTTLEIAALAKEAGIPDGVINVVTGSGSAVGEALTGHRGIDMISFTGSTAVGKRIAARAAEQMKRVGLELGGKAANIVFADADIDAAIDGVLFGYILNQGEECVQGTRLLIEEKIADEFVGNLVERSKKIRTGLPEDDQADLGALIHEKHMEKVLGYIQSGLDEGARLEVGGKRLTDATFGKGFFVAPTIFSGVTPAMKIFREEIFGPVLAVTTFKTVDEAIALANDTNYGLGNGLWTKDIDKAIQVSRELKSGTVYVNTFLETTVQMPFGGYKESGIGRENGMDGLLEFTEVKSVFVKLGKRAHALPHTAG
- a CDS encoding ABC transporter ATP-binding protein, with product MAIHIDTVTKQFGPLRVVNGVSVDIKDGEFFCMLGPSGCGKTTTLRMVAGLELPTSGRISINGADMTYAEPRHRDIAMAFQDYGLYPNMTVFKNIEFPLRIRKIDEANRKRKVEETAEKLGLHEYLQRKPSQLSGGQRQRVSLARALVRNPKVFLMDEPLSNLDAKLRAVMRTEIKKLVTNLGITTIYVTHDQIEAMAMADRIAVMSKGNMVQVASPLEVYDRPKTRFVAEFIGSPPMNLFPATLKPGAAVTCVIPGFAHSLTEEERAFASKVVDSKGGLLLGIRPEHLVVTKPGQSGVTDALVELVEPLGQTTNIYVSVGSVRFVIVTDRTQVRAGDTIGVAAPSELLRVVANDDALVR